A stretch of the Clostridium fungisolvens genome encodes the following:
- the rplB gene encoding 50S ribosomal protein L2 yields MAVKKFNPTTPSRRNMTMSTFEEITTDIPEKSLLVSLSSTGGRNAQGKITVRHHGGGAKRKYRIIDFKRNKDGITAKVATIEYDPNRSAYIALVVYADGEKRYILAPVGLKVGDVIVSGPESDIKPGNALPLKNIPVGTFVHNVELQAGKGGQMVRSAGTAAQLMAKEGGYATLRLPSGEMRYVRIECRATIGTVSNLTHEIIKIGKAGRKRHMGWRPTVRGSVMNPVDHPHGGGEGKSPVGRPSPLTPWGKPALGYKTRKHKKYSDRFIIKRRNNK; encoded by the coding sequence ATGGCAGTTAAGAAGTTTAACCCTACCACTCCATCAAGAAGAAATATGACTATGTCTACTTTCGAAGAAATTACTACTGATATACCTGAGAAATCACTTCTTGTATCATTAAGTAGTACTGGTGGTAGAAATGCACAGGGTAAAATAACTGTTAGACACCACGGTGGTGGAGCTAAGAGAAAATACAGAATTATCGATTTTAAGAGAAACAAAGATGGAATTACAGCAAAGGTTGCTACTATAGAATACGATCCAAACAGATCTGCTTATATAGCACTTGTTGTATATGCTGATGGTGAGAAGAGATACATACTTGCTCCAGTTGGATTAAAAGTTGGAGATGTAATAGTATCAGGACCAGAATCAGATATAAAACCAGGAAACGCTCTTCCTTTAAAGAACATTCCAGTTGGTACATTTGTACACAATGTAGAATTACAAGCTGGTAAGGGTGGCCAAATGGTTAGATCAGCTGGTACAGCTGCTCAGCTAATGGCTAAAGAAGGCGGATATGCTACTTTAAGATTACCTTCAGGTGAAATGAGATATGTTAGAATTGAATGCAGAGCTACTATAGGAACTGTATCAAACTTAACACATGAAATCATCAAGATAGGTAAAGCTGGTAGAAAGAGACACATGGGTTGGAGACCAACTGTAAGAGGATCTGTAATGAACCCAGTAGACCATCCACACGGAGGTGGTGAAGGTAAGTCACCAGTAGGTAGACCATCACCATTAACACCATGGGGTAAACCAGCTCTTGGATACAAGACAAGAAAGCATAAAAAATACTCAGATAGATTCATCATTAAGAGAAGAAACAACAAGTAG
- the rpsJ gene encoding 30S ribosomal protein S10, which yields MSKQKIRIRLKAFDHTILDQSAEKIVETAKATGAKVAGPVPLPTEKDVITVLRAVHKYKDSREQFEIRTHKRLIDIVNPSPKTVDALMRLNLPAGVDIEIKL from the coding sequence ATGTCAAAACAAAAAATAAGAATCAGATTAAAAGCGTTTGATCACACAATATTAGATCAATCTGCTGAAAAAATTGTTGAAACTGCTAAGGCTACTGGAGCAAAGGTTGCAGGACCAGTTCCACTACCTACAGAAAAAGATGTTATAACAGTTCTTAGAGCAGTTCACAAATATAAGGATTCAAGAGAGCAGTTCGAAATCAGAACTCACAAGAGATTAATCGATATAGTTAATCCATCACCAAAAACTGTTGATGCGTTAATGAGATTAAATCTTCCAGCAGGTGTAGATATCGAAATAAAGCTTTAA
- the rplD gene encoding 50S ribosomal protein L4, with the protein MPVVGLFNKEGQKVGDFQLNENVFGVEINEHAMHQVVVALLANKRQGTQSAKTRAEVSGGGIKPWRQKGTGRARQGSTRSPQWAHGGIVFAPKPRSYRVSIPKTMRRVAMKSALSSKVVDNSLLVLEGLDFETPKTKQVISLLNALEAKKTLIVTAESNENVYKSARNIPGVAVVPVNNINVYDLLKYDKLVITKDAVAKIEEVYA; encoded by the coding sequence ATGCCTGTAGTAGGATTATTTAATAAAGAAGGACAAAAAGTTGGAGATTTCCAATTAAATGAAAATGTGTTCGGAGTTGAAATAAATGAACATGCAATGCATCAAGTAGTTGTAGCATTGCTTGCTAATAAAAGACAAGGAACTCAATCAGCTAAAACAAGAGCTGAAGTTTCAGGTGGTGGAATAAAGCCATGGAGACAAAAAGGAACTGGTAGAGCAAGACAAGGTTCAACTAGATCACCACAATGGGCACACGGTGGTATTGTATTTGCACCAAAGCCAAGAAGTTATAGAGTATCTATACCAAAGACTATGAGAAGAGTTGCTATGAAATCTGCATTAAGCAGCAAAGTAGTTGATAACAGCTTATTAGTTCTTGAAGGTTTAGATTTCGAAACTCCAAAGACAAAGCAAGTTATTAGTCTTTTAAATGCTTTAGAAGCAAAGAAGACATTAATAGTAACTGCTGAATCAAATGAAAATGTATATAAATCAGCAAGAAATATTCCTGGAGTTGCAGTAGTTCCAGTAAATAATATTAATGTTTATGATTTATTAAAATATGATAAGCTAGTGATCACTAAAGATGCAGTAGCTAAGATTGAGGAGGTGTACGCATAA
- the tuf gene encoding elongation factor Tu, with protein MAKSKFERNKPHVNIGTIGHVDHGKTTLTAAITSVLANKGFAEAFKYDEIDKAPEEKERGITINTAHVEYQTENRHYAHVDCPGHADYVKNMITGAAQMDGAILVVSAADGPMPQTREHILLASRVGVDYIVVFLNKADMVDDEELLELVEMEVRELLSEYNFPGDDIPVIKGSALKALENPTDPEATACIGELMDAVDSYIPTPERATDKPFLMPIEDVFTITGRGTVATGRVEKGILHVGEEVEIIGLSEERRKTVVTGIEMFRKLLDEAQAGDNIGALLRGVQRTDIERGQVLAKTGSVNPHNKFVGQVYVLKKEEGGRHTPFFDGYRPQFYFRTTDVTGSIKLPEGMEMVMPGDHIDMNVELITQVAMDEGLRFAIREGGRTVGSGVVTSIIG; from the coding sequence ATGGCAAAGTCTAAATTTGAAAGAAATAAGCCACACGTAAATATCGGAACAATAGGACACGTAGACCACGGTAAGACAACATTAACAGCTGCAATCACATCAGTATTAGCAAACAAGGGATTTGCAGAAGCATTTAAGTATGACGAAATAGATAAGGCACCAGAAGAAAAAGAAAGAGGAATCACAATCAATACAGCACACGTTGAGTACCAAACAGAAAACAGACACTATGCTCACGTTGACTGTCCAGGACATGCTGACTATGTTAAGAACATGATAACAGGAGCAGCACAAATGGATGGAGCTATATTAGTTGTATCAGCAGCAGATGGCCCAATGCCACAAACAAGAGAACATATACTACTAGCATCAAGAGTTGGTGTTGACTATATAGTAGTATTCTTAAATAAAGCAGATATGGTTGACGACGAAGAATTATTAGAATTAGTTGAAATGGAAGTTAGAGAACTATTAAGCGAATACAACTTCCCAGGAGACGACATTCCAGTAATAAAGGGATCAGCATTAAAAGCATTAGAAAACCCAACTGACCCAGAAGCAACAGCTTGCATAGGTGAGTTAATGGATGCAGTAGATAGCTATATCCCAACACCAGAAAGAGCAACAGATAAGCCATTCTTAATGCCAATAGAAGATGTATTCACAATCACAGGTAGAGGAACAGTTGCAACAGGAAGAGTTGAAAAGGGAATACTACATGTAGGTGAAGAAGTAGAAATAATCGGTTTATCAGAAGAAAGAAGAAAGACAGTAGTAACAGGAATAGAAATGTTCAGAAAGTTACTAGATGAAGCACAAGCAGGAGATAATATAGGAGCTCTTTTAAGAGGTGTTCAAAGAACAGACATCGAAAGAGGTCAAGTATTAGCAAAAACTGGATCAGTAAACCCACACAACAAGTTCGTAGGTCAAGTATACGTACTTAAGAAAGAAGAAGGCGGAAGACATACACCATTCTTCGATGGATACAGACCACAATTCTATTTCAGAACAACTGACGTAACAGGATCAATCAAGTTACCAGAAGGAATGGAAATGGTTATGCCAGGAGACCACATCGACATGAACGTTGAATTAATCACTCAAGTAGCGATGGATGAAGGATTAAGATTCGCTATAAGAGAAGGTGGAAGAACTGTAGGTTCAGGTGTTGTTACTAGCATCATCGGCTAA
- the rplW gene encoding 50S ribosomal protein L23, translating into MNLNSHDIIRKPVITEKSMAIMAEKKYTFIVHKSANKVQIKKAVEEVFGVTVEDVKTMRVEGKTKRVGVHIGKRADFKKAVVKLTADSKNIEFFEGMQ; encoded by the coding sequence ATGAATTTAAATAGCCATGATATAATAAGAAAGCCAGTTATAACTGAAAAGAGTATGGCAATAATGGCAGAAAAAAAATACACCTTCATAGTTCATAAATCAGCAAACAAAGTTCAAATAAAGAAAGCTGTAGAAGAAGTTTTCGGCGTAACAGTTGAAGATGTTAAAACTATGAGAGTTGAAGGAAAAACAAAGAGAGTTGGCGTTCACATCGGAAAGAGAGCTGACTTCAAGAAAGCTGTAGTTAAATTAACAGCTGATAGCAAGAATATTGAATTCTTTGAAGGAATGCAATAA
- the rplC gene encoding 50S ribosomal protein L3 encodes MKKAILGKKIGMTQIFDQNGKVVPVTVVEAGPCVVVQKKTVEKDGYEAIQVGFGDVREKLVNKPMKGHFAKAGVALKRRLKEFRLEDVSAYEVGQEIKADLFQVGEKIDVSGISKGKGFQGTIKRWNGHRGPMTHGSKFHRSVGSMGASSDPSRTFKNKKMPGHMGAENTTVLNLEVVKVMPEKNLILIKGGIPGPNKGTVVIRNSVKG; translated from the coding sequence ATGAAAAAAGCAATATTAGGAAAAAAGATTGGGATGACTCAAATATTTGATCAAAATGGTAAGGTTGTTCCAGTAACTGTTGTTGAAGCTGGTCCATGTGTAGTTGTTCAAAAGAAGACTGTTGAAAAAGATGGTTATGAAGCAATTCAAGTTGGATTCGGTGATGTAAGAGAAAAGTTGGTTAACAAACCAATGAAAGGACACTTTGCAAAAGCTGGTGTTGCATTAAAGAGACGTCTTAAAGAGTTCAGACTTGAAGATGTATCAGCTTATGAAGTAGGTCAAGAAATAAAAGCTGACTTATTCCAAGTTGGAGAAAAAATCGATGTTTCTGGTATATCAAAAGGTAAGGGATTCCAAGGAACAATAAAGAGATGGAATGGACACAGAGGACCAATGACTCACGGTTCTAAGTTCCACAGATCTGTTGGTTCAATGGGAGCTTCTTCAGATCCATCAAGAACATTTAAGAATAAGAAAATGCCTGGACATATGGGCGCTGAAAATACAACTGTTCTTAATTTAGAAGTTGTAAAAGTAATGCCTGAAAAGAATCTTATACTAATAAAGGGTGGTATCCCAGGTCCTAATAAGGGAACTGTAGTTATAAGAAACTCAGTTAAGGGTTAA